In Antennarius striatus isolate MH-2024 chromosome 10, ASM4005453v1, whole genome shotgun sequence, one DNA window encodes the following:
- the syce3 gene encoding synaptonemal complex central element protein 3, whose product MADFKPPELPQNDSEDLMGLNKDLERMSEDVENISVQLTCMIYDTVVLRTSPELAAAMLKLEAAYRRCRAAVCGDQQSETDQSPGSPSAAPPQT is encoded by the exons ATGGCCGACTTTAAGCCGCCCGAACTTCCTCAGAACGACAGCGAAGACTTGATGGGGCTCAACAAGGATTTGGAAAGAATGAGCGAAGATGTTGAAAATATTTCAG TGCAGCTAACCTGTATGATTTACGACACGGTGGTTCTGCGGACCAGTCCCGAGCTGGCGGCCGCCATGCTGAAGCTGGAGGCGGCTTACCGGAGATGTCGAGCTGCGGTCTGTGGAGACCAGCAGTCAGAGACGGATCAGAGCCCAGGCTCCCCGTCAGCAGCTCCCCCTCAGACATAA
- the foxi3b gene encoding forkhead box protein I3-B isoform X2 yields MYSDCYYPPPSLPSPQRTTPTSYDLGDYTTSSPNPYLWFNGSGINTPSYLTTTGPPGNPGPPFVPQHYGMQRPYLGPAGAGGPGGELGWFSLPSQEDLMKLVRPPYSYSALIAMAIHGAPDRRLTLSQIYQYVADNFPFYNKSKAGWQNSIRHNLSLNDCFKKVPRDEDDPGKGNYWTLDPNCEKMFDNGNFRRKRKRKSDSLPGGEGVSGAIDSGDSERSSPKLSGNTTLDISPTADRIPSPSSSGPAPCLSSFLSEMSGVTAEAASEVGGDGLNRPLQINLPLDGPHRSTQPGSFGNYSPSSGGPEWLQQVPGPPGLSSSPIHSSLGYSSPILSQYSSSSGHFYPTLGSAGIVYHREGTEV; encoded by the exons ATGTACAGCGACTGCTACTATCCTCCTCCCTCGCTGCCGAGTCCTCAGCGCACCACACCAACATCCTACGACCTGGGCGACTACACCACCTCCTCACCAAACCCTTACCTCTGGTTCAATGGCTCCGGTATCAACACACCATCATACCTGACTACTACTGGCCCACCGGGCAACCCTGGTCCCCCTTTTGTTCCTCAGCACTACGGCATGCAGAGACCTTACCTGGGCCCTGCTGGAGCTGGGGGACCAGGAGGGGAGCTGGGCTGGTTCTCTCTTCCCTCACAAGAAGACCTGATGAAGCTGGTCAGGCCACCATATTCCTATTCTGCCCTCATCGCCATGGCTATACATGGGGCACCAGACAGAAGGCTGACCCTGAGTCAGATTTACCAGTATGTTGCTGACAACTTCCCTTTCTACAACAAGAGTAAGGCAGGCTGGCAGAATTCCATCAGACACAACTTGTCGCTTAATGACTGCTTCAAAAAAGTGCCAAGAGATGAGGATGACCCAG GCAAAGGCAACTACTGGACGCTTGACCCAAACTGTGAAAAGATGTTTGACAATGGAAACTTCCGCCgcaaaaggaagaggaagtctGACTCCCTCCCTGGTGGTGAGGGTGTTTCAGGGGCTATAGACTCAGGTGACAGCGAGAGGAGTAGTCCCAAACTCTCTGGCAACACTACCCTCGATATCTCTCCGACAGCGGACAGAATCCCCTCACCTTCATCGTCAGGTCCTGCACCTTGTCTTAGCAGCTTCTTGTCTGAGATGTCTGGAGTGACAGCTGAGGCAGCCAGTGAGGTGGGAGGCGATGGGTTGAACAGGCCACTGCAGATCAACCTTCCTTTAGATGGGCCCCATAGATCCACACAACCTGGAAGCTTTGGTAACTACTCCCCCAGTTCAGGTGGTCCAGAATGGTTACAACAAGTGCCAGGTCCCCCTGGTCTCTCCTCTTCACCCATCCACTCTTCCCTCGGCTACTCGAGCCCCATCCTCAGCCAGTACAGTTCATCAAGTGGGCATTTCTACCCCACACTGGGCTCAGCAGGAATCGTCTATCATCGTGAGGGGACAGAAGTTTAA
- the foxi3b gene encoding forkhead box protein I3-B isoform X1 — protein MSSFETQDQSPPRCGPQFPSLAQEPPELSMYSDCYYPPPSLPSPQRTTPTSYDLGDYTTSSPNPYLWFNGSGINTPSYLTTTGPPGNPGPPFVPQHYGMQRPYLGPAGAGGPGGELGWFSLPSQEDLMKLVRPPYSYSALIAMAIHGAPDRRLTLSQIYQYVADNFPFYNKSKAGWQNSIRHNLSLNDCFKKVPRDEDDPGKGNYWTLDPNCEKMFDNGNFRRKRKRKSDSLPGGEGVSGAIDSGDSERSSPKLSGNTTLDISPTADRIPSPSSSGPAPCLSSFLSEMSGVTAEAASEVGGDGLNRPLQINLPLDGPHRSTQPGSFGNYSPSSGGPEWLQQVPGPPGLSSSPIHSSLGYSSPILSQYSSSSGHFYPTLGSAGIVYHREGTEV, from the exons atgtCTTCATTTGAGACGCAGGACCAATCTCCTCCTCGATGTGGCCCACAGTTTCCCAGCCTCGCCCAGGAACCACCTGAACTCAGCATGTACAGCGACTGCTACTATCCTCCTCCCTCGCTGCCGAGTCCTCAGCGCACCACACCAACATCCTACGACCTGGGCGACTACACCACCTCCTCACCAAACCCTTACCTCTGGTTCAATGGCTCCGGTATCAACACACCATCATACCTGACTACTACTGGCCCACCGGGCAACCCTGGTCCCCCTTTTGTTCCTCAGCACTACGGCATGCAGAGACCTTACCTGGGCCCTGCTGGAGCTGGGGGACCAGGAGGGGAGCTGGGCTGGTTCTCTCTTCCCTCACAAGAAGACCTGATGAAGCTGGTCAGGCCACCATATTCCTATTCTGCCCTCATCGCCATGGCTATACATGGGGCACCAGACAGAAGGCTGACCCTGAGTCAGATTTACCAGTATGTTGCTGACAACTTCCCTTTCTACAACAAGAGTAAGGCAGGCTGGCAGAATTCCATCAGACACAACTTGTCGCTTAATGACTGCTTCAAAAAAGTGCCAAGAGATGAGGATGACCCAG GCAAAGGCAACTACTGGACGCTTGACCCAAACTGTGAAAAGATGTTTGACAATGGAAACTTCCGCCgcaaaaggaagaggaagtctGACTCCCTCCCTGGTGGTGAGGGTGTTTCAGGGGCTATAGACTCAGGTGACAGCGAGAGGAGTAGTCCCAAACTCTCTGGCAACACTACCCTCGATATCTCTCCGACAGCGGACAGAATCCCCTCACCTTCATCGTCAGGTCCTGCACCTTGTCTTAGCAGCTTCTTGTCTGAGATGTCTGGAGTGACAGCTGAGGCAGCCAGTGAGGTGGGAGGCGATGGGTTGAACAGGCCACTGCAGATCAACCTTCCTTTAGATGGGCCCCATAGATCCACACAACCTGGAAGCTTTGGTAACTACTCCCCCAGTTCAGGTGGTCCAGAATGGTTACAACAAGTGCCAGGTCCCCCTGGTCTCTCCTCTTCACCCATCCACTCTTCCCTCGGCTACTCGAGCCCCATCCTCAGCCAGTACAGTTCATCAAGTGGGCATTTCTACCCCACACTGGGCTCAGCAGGAATCGTCTATCATCGTGAGGGGACAGAAGTTTAA